A window of the Sabethes cyaneus chromosome 1, idSabCyanKW18_F2, whole genome shotgun sequence genome harbors these coding sequences:
- the LOC128732508 gene encoding threonine-rich protein-like — protein MFSKFTIGCYLITLAVLNAVPSTEATFDIIYDLFDSLFGSDEEESSEHVINITGNTTVKVICDEKCEIMCINCTKVNGEPTSTTTGMPSAPVTTVAPTSAPTTASIPTTTTAPTTTVAPTTTTAPTTTTAPMTTTTAPATSSTTTMASDEETSANGMDMR, from the exons atgttttcaaaatttactattGGCTGTTATCTAATAACACTAGCTGTCCTAAATGCAGTACCGTCTACAGAAGCTACTTTT GACATAATCTATGATTTGTTCGATTCGCTGTTCGGAAGCGATGAAGAAGAAAGCAGTGAGCATGTTATCAACATTACAGGAAACACCACGGTAAAGGTAATATGCGAtgaaaaatgtgaaataatGTGCATCAATTGCACAAAAGTCAACGGAGAACCGACGTCAACTACAACGGGAATGCCCTCCGCACCGGTAACAACAGTGGCACCGACATCGGCGCCTACAACAGCATCTATTCCGACGACCACAACGGCACCGACGACGACAGTGGCACCGACGACAACAACGGCACCGACCACAACAACGGCAccgatgacgacgacaacggcACCGGCAACGTCATCGACAACGACAATGGCATCCGATGAAGAGACCAGCGCTAACGGGATGGATATGCGATGA
- the LOC128732507 gene encoding 5-hydroxytryptamine receptor 1-like has translation MDPTVLPLLSTLVAPSSNVVVASGAIVVAATAAAGNATGAAVAAILNATVTSSFLEYLLNGSGIHAPLPVLADHKTAALLTSTSSLIETSSTESSAVKPGANTLTFQTIIISTILLAVIIGTIIGNVLVCVAVCLVRKLRRPCNYLLVSLAISDLCVALLVMPTALLYEVLEEWKFGHVFCDIWVSFDVLSCTASILNLCAISVDRYWAITKPLEYGVKRTPRRMIALIVLVWLVAACISLPPLLILGNEHMTNGHPSCSVCQNFFYQIYATLGSFYIPLAVMLFVYFQIFRAARRIVNEEKRAQTRLDTAINGSVTSEKKLGPSKNILVSGSHHHHKRLRFQLAKERKASTTLGIIMSAFTICWLPFFILALVRPFLGDHHPTLSSVFLWLGYANSLLNPIIYATLNRDFRKPFQEILYFRCSSLNNMMREDFYHSQYGEPGSQRLVITNDGGARESFL, from the coding sequence ATGGATCCAACAGTTCTACCGTTGTTGTCGACCTTGGTAGCACCGTCGTCGAACGTCGTTGTCGCATCAGGGGCTATCGTAGTAGCGGCTACGGCCGCAGCGGGAAACGCAACCGGTGCGGCGGTTGCAGCCATACTCAACGCCACAGTGACATCCAGTTTTCTGGAGTATCTTCTCAACGGCAGTGGGATCCACGCACCACTGCCAGTCTTAGCGGATCATAAGACAGCAGCACTGCTCACATCAACCAGCTCTCTAATCGAAACCAGCAGCACCGAGAGTTCCGCAGTTAAACCGGGCGCTAATACTCTTACCTTCCAGACAATCATCATTAGTACCATTTTGCTAGCAGTAATAATCGGGACAATCATTGGCAACGTGCTGGTATGTGTGGCAGTCTGCCTGGTGCGGAAACTACGAAGACCGTGTAACTACCTGCTAGTATCCCTGGCAATTTCGGACCTGTGCGTGGCACTGCTTGTGATGCCAACAGCCCTCCTGTACGAAGTACTCGAAGAATGGAAATTTGGACACGTGTTTTGCGACATATGGGTGTCGTTCGACGTGCTCTCCTGCACTGCGTCAATCTTGAACCTGTGTGCCATCTCAGTTGACAGATACTGGGCCATCACTAAACCGCTCGAGTATGGTGTTAAGCGTACGCCCCGGCGGATGATTGCTCTGATCGTGCTAGTCTGGCTCGTCGCAGCCTGTATATCGCTCCCACCACTCTTAATCTTAGGAAATGAACACATGACCAACGGCCATCCATCCTGTTCGGTGTGCCAAAATTTCTTCTATCAAATCTACGCAACACTTGGTTCCTTCTACATCCCGCTGGCGGTGATGCTGTTCGTCTATTTTCAGATATTCCGCGCAGCACGTCGAATTGTCAACGAAGAAAAACGAGCCCAAACGCGGCTGGACACGGCCATCAACGGTAGTGTGACGTCGGAGAAAAAATTGGGCCCTAGCAAAAACATTCTGGTCAGTGGATCACATCATCACCACAAGCGGCTTCGCTTCCAGTTGGCCAAAGAACGGAAAGCATCGACGACTCTCGGCATCATCATGTCTGCCTTCACTATTTGCTGGTTACCGTTTTTCATCCTCGCACTGGTCCGACCGTTTCTCGGGGACCATCATCCGACGCTGTCGTCGGTGTTTCTGTGGTTAGGTTACGCCAATTCTCTGCTGAATCCCATCATTTACGCGACGCTGAACCGAGACTTTCGGAAGCCCTTTCAGGAGATTCTGTATTTCCGCTGTTCTAGCTTGAACAACATGATGCGAGAAGACTTCTACCACAGCCAGTACGGCGAGCCGGGTTCGCAGCGGCTGGTCATCACCAACGATGGCGGAGCGCGGGAAAGTTTCCTATGA